The following are encoded in a window of Streptomyces sp. 11x1 genomic DNA:
- a CDS encoding response regulator transcription factor, which yields MSVLLEQPASLVAYRPNKPTAMVVVADPRVRSTVTRHLWALGVRDVIEASSIAEARPRVGNPRDICVADVHLPDGSGLTLLSETRAAGWPNGLALSAADDIGAVRNALAGGVKGYVVTGTRTNIGLPTRPGAAPIGSAARMHRRPPGAPSHPGGYRELSGREVEVLRLVAEGQSNKAIGVSMGLSALTVKSHLARIARKLGTGDRAGMVAVALRTGIIH from the coding sequence GTGTCCGTTCTCCTCGAGCAGCCCGCAAGCCTGGTCGCCTACCGTCCGAACAAGCCGACCGCCATGGTGGTGGTGGCGGATCCCCGGGTCCGGTCCACCGTCACCAGGCACTTGTGGGCCCTCGGGGTCCGCGACGTGATCGAGGCCTCGTCCATCGCCGAGGCCCGTCCCCGCGTCGGCAACCCGCGTGACATCTGCGTCGCAGACGTTCACCTGCCGGACGGTTCCGGCCTCACCCTCCTCTCCGAGACCCGCGCGGCGGGGTGGCCCAACGGCCTCGCCCTCTCCGCCGCCGACGACATCGGCGCCGTCCGCAACGCCCTCGCCGGCGGCGTCAAGGGATACGTCGTCACCGGCACCCGCACCAACATCGGACTGCCCACCCGCCCCGGTGCCGCCCCCATCGGCTCCGCCGCCCGTATGCACCGCCGCCCCCCGGGCGCCCCGAGCCACCCGGGCGGCTACCGGGAGCTGTCGGGACGCGAGGTCGAGGTGCTGCGCCTGGTCGCGGAGGGCCAGTCGAACAAGGCGATCGGCGTCTCCATGGGCCTGTCCGCGCTCACGGTCAAGAGCCACTTGGCCCGAATCGCACGCAAGCTCGGCACCGGTGACCGTGCCGGAATGGTGGCGGTGGCCCTGCGCACCGGGATCATCCACTGA
- the hemQ gene encoding hydrogen peroxide-dependent heme synthase, with product MSDDAPTTESGRIPNKGKLAKDLNEVIRYTLWSVFKLKDVLPEDRAGYADEVQELFDQLAAKDVTIRGTYDVSGLRADADVMIWWHAETSDQLQEAYNLFRRTRLGRALTPVWSNMALHRPAEFNRSHIPAFLADETPRDYVSVYPFVRSYDWYLLPDEDRRRMLADHGKMARGYPDVRANTVASFSLGDYEWILAFEADELYRIVDLMRHLRASEARMHVREEVPFYTGRRKSVAELVAGLA from the coding sequence ATGAGCGACGACGCCCCCACCACCGAGTCCGGCCGGATCCCGAACAAGGGCAAGCTGGCCAAGGACCTCAACGAGGTCATCCGTTACACGCTGTGGTCCGTCTTCAAGCTGAAGGACGTGCTGCCGGAGGACCGCGCCGGTTACGCCGACGAGGTCCAGGAGCTGTTCGACCAGCTCGCCGCCAAGGACGTGACCATTCGCGGTACGTACGACGTGTCGGGTCTGCGCGCCGACGCCGACGTCATGATCTGGTGGCACGCCGAGACCAGCGACCAGCTCCAGGAGGCGTACAACCTCTTCCGCCGCACCCGGCTGGGCCGCGCGCTGACCCCGGTGTGGTCGAACATGGCGCTGCACCGCCCCGCCGAGTTCAACCGCTCGCACATTCCGGCGTTCCTCGCCGACGAGACGCCCCGCGACTACGTCAGCGTCTACCCCTTCGTGCGCTCCTACGACTGGTACCTGCTGCCCGACGAGGACCGCCGCCGGATGCTCGCCGACCACGGCAAGATGGCCCGCGGCTACCCCGACGTCCGGGCCAACACGGTCGCCTCGTTCTCGCTCGGCGACTACGAGTGGATCCTCGCCTTCGAGGCCGACGAGCTGTACCGCATCGTCGACCTGATGCGGCACCTGCGTGCCTCGGAGGCCCGGATGCACGTCCGCGAGGAGGTCCCGTTCTACACCGGCCGCCGCAAGTCGGTGGCGGAACTGGTCGCGGGCCTCGCGTAG
- a CDS encoding DUF4349 domain-containing protein has product MAEAHGRRSRRPAAALAALFLAAALAVTGCSGDRGDATSGQAKSAADDGAARQEGALSEQSGSSDYTGKGKGSDIPNVSPSHIIRTATLTVRVKDVPKALDEARTAVEGAGGFVGSESTTRDGKDRERTRVVLRVPAEKYEEVLTELEGTGKLIERRTNAEDVTDQVVDVESRIKTQRASVTRIRELMDKATKLGDVVTLEGELSTRQADLESLLAQQKSLKDRTSLATITLSLSETAVKKAAVDDDPGFADALAGGWNAFVAVFRWLGLALAAVLPFAVAAALLLLVWYRLARSRRPAPAAATAGAAASLPASAPDEEEREERQERG; this is encoded by the coding sequence ATGGCAGAGGCACACGGACGACGTTCCCGGCGGCCCGCGGCGGCCCTGGCGGCTTTGTTCCTCGCCGCCGCCCTGGCAGTGACGGGCTGCTCCGGCGACCGCGGTGACGCCACGAGCGGCCAGGCCAAATCCGCGGCCGACGACGGCGCGGCCCGCCAGGAGGGTGCCCTCTCCGAGCAGAGCGGCAGCAGCGACTACACCGGCAAGGGCAAGGGCTCCGACATACCGAACGTCAGCCCGAGCCACATCATCCGTACCGCCACCCTGACCGTGCGGGTCAAGGACGTGCCGAAGGCCCTGGACGAGGCCCGCACCGCCGTCGAGGGCGCGGGCGGGTTCGTCGGCAGCGAGTCCACGACCCGGGACGGCAAGGACCGCGAGCGCACCAGGGTCGTCCTGAGGGTGCCCGCCGAGAAGTACGAGGAGGTCCTCACCGAACTGGAGGGCACCGGCAAGCTGATCGAGCGGAGGACGAACGCCGAGGACGTCACCGACCAGGTCGTCGACGTGGAGAGCCGCATCAAGACGCAGCGGGCGAGTGTGACCCGGATCCGCGAACTGATGGACAAGGCGACCAAACTCGGCGACGTGGTCACCCTGGAGGGCGAGTTGAGCACTCGTCAGGCCGACCTGGAGTCCCTGCTGGCCCAGCAGAAGTCCCTGAAGGACCGCACCAGCCTGGCCACGATCACGCTCTCCCTGTCCGAGACCGCGGTGAAGAAGGCCGCCGTCGACGACGACCCCGGCTTCGCGGACGCCCTGGCCGGCGGGTGGAACGCGTTCGTCGCCGTCTTCCGCTGGCTGGGCCTGGCGCTCGCCGCCGTCCTGCCCTTCGCGGTGGCCGCGGCGCTCCTGCTGCTCGTGTGGTACCGCCTCGCCCGTTCCCGCCGGCCCGCGCCGGCGGCGGCCACGGCCGGCGCGGCCGCCTCGCTCCCGGCCTCCGCGCCGGACGAGGAGGAGCGCGAGGAGCGGCAGGAGCGGGGGTGA
- a CDS encoding HRDC domain-containing protein yields MTDAQETAADRTLRTTGGAPPDDGGSSEAGAPIPLLEPREGIPAVIADESSLAAVIAAFAAGSGPVAVDAERASGYRYGQRAYLVQLRREGAGTALIDPVACPDLSGLGEALSGVEWVLHAATQDLPCLREIDMVPTQIFDTELAGRLAGFPRVGLGAMVEGVLGYVLEKGHSAVDWSTRPLPEPWLRYAALDVELLVDLRDALEKELDRQGKLEWARQEFDAIASAPPAEPRKDPWRRTSGMHKVRRRRQMAVVREMWEARDRIARRRDVSPGKVLSDAAIVEAALALPVNAHALAALPGFGHRMGRRQLEQWQAAVDRARALPDSALPAHGQPVTGPPPPKAWADKDPAAAARLSAARAGVSALAEQLTMPQENLITPDTVRRLCWEPPATADAESISAALAGYGARAWQVELVTPVLVGAMAAVAKTKGA; encoded by the coding sequence GTGACCGACGCCCAAGAGACCGCAGCAGACAGGACCCTGCGAACCACCGGAGGCGCCCCTCCGGACGACGGCGGATCCTCTGAAGCGGGGGCGCCGATCCCTTTGCTGGAGCCGAGGGAGGGCATTCCGGCCGTGATCGCCGACGAATCCTCGCTCGCCGCGGTGATCGCCGCCTTCGCCGCCGGCTCCGGCCCCGTCGCCGTGGACGCCGAACGCGCGTCCGGTTACCGCTATGGTCAGCGGGCCTATCTGGTGCAGCTGCGCCGCGAGGGCGCGGGCACCGCGCTCATCGACCCCGTCGCCTGCCCCGACCTCTCCGGCCTCGGCGAGGCGCTCTCCGGCGTGGAGTGGGTGCTGCACGCGGCCACCCAGGACCTGCCCTGTCTGCGCGAGATAGACATGGTGCCGACGCAGATCTTCGACACCGAGCTGGCCGGGCGGCTCGCGGGCTTCCCCCGGGTCGGTCTCGGCGCGATGGTCGAGGGCGTCCTCGGCTACGTCCTGGAGAAGGGCCACTCCGCGGTCGACTGGTCCACCCGCCCGCTGCCCGAGCCGTGGCTGCGCTACGCCGCGCTCGACGTGGAACTCCTGGTGGACCTGCGGGACGCCCTGGAGAAGGAGCTGGACCGGCAGGGGAAGCTGGAGTGGGCGCGGCAGGAGTTCGACGCGATCGCCTCCGCGCCGCCCGCCGAACCCCGCAAGGACCCCTGGCGGCGGACGTCCGGCATGCACAAGGTGCGGCGGCGCCGGCAGATGGCGGTCGTCCGGGAGATGTGGGAGGCGCGGGACCGCATCGCCCGGCGGCGCGACGTGTCGCCGGGGAAGGTGCTGAGCGACGCGGCGATCGTCGAGGCGGCGCTGGCCCTGCCGGTCAACGCGCACGCGCTGGCCGCGCTGCCCGGGTTCGGACACCGGATGGGACGACGGCAGCTGGAGCAGTGGCAGGCCGCGGTGGACCGGGCCAGGGCCCTGCCGGACTCCGCGCTGCCGGCGCACGGGCAGCCGGTGACGGGGCCGCCGCCGCCGAAGGCGTGGGCCGACAAGGACCCTGCGGCGGCGGCGCGGCTGTCCGCGGCGCGGGCCGGGGTGTCCGCGCTGGCGGAGCAGCTCACCATGCCGCAGGAGAATCTGATCACTCCGGACACGGTGCGGCGGTTGTGCTGGGAGCCGCCGGCCACGGCTGACGCCGAGTCGATCTCCGCGGCGCTGGCGGGATACGGGGCTCGGGCCTGGCAGGTGGAGTTGGTGACGCCGGTGTTGGTGGGGGCGATGGCGGCGGTGGCGAAGACCAAGGGTGCCTAG
- the hemE gene encoding uroporphyrinogen decarboxylase, producing MSANASPSGHQPTATYNSAFLKACRREPVPHTPVWFMRQAGRSLPEYLKAREGIPMLESCMRPELVTEITLQPVRRHRVDAAIYFSDIVVPLKAIGIDLDIKPGVGPVVEKPIRSRADLAQLRDLTPEDVSYVTEAIGLLTAELGETPLIGFAGAPFTLASYLVEGGPSRTYENAKAMMYGDPELWADLLDRLADITSAFLRVQIEAGASAVQLFDSWAGALAPADYRRSVLPASAKVFRAVESYGVPRIHFGVGTGELLGLMGEAGADVVGVDWRVPLDEAARRVGPGKALQGNLDPTVLFAGTKAVEAKTREVLDTAAGLEGHVFNLGHGVMPSTDPDALTRLVEYVHTRTAR from the coding sequence GTGAGTGCCAACGCCAGCCCCTCGGGCCACCAGCCGACCGCCACGTACAACTCAGCCTTCCTGAAGGCGTGCAGGCGCGAGCCCGTGCCGCACACACCGGTGTGGTTCATGCGGCAGGCCGGGCGCTCGCTCCCCGAGTACCTGAAGGCGCGCGAGGGCATCCCGATGCTGGAGTCGTGCATGCGGCCCGAGCTGGTCACGGAGATCACCCTCCAGCCGGTCCGCCGGCACCGGGTGGACGCGGCGATCTACTTCAGCGACATCGTCGTCCCGCTCAAGGCCATCGGCATCGACCTCGACATCAAGCCCGGCGTCGGACCGGTCGTCGAGAAGCCGATCCGCAGCCGCGCCGACCTCGCCCAGCTGCGCGACCTGACCCCCGAGGACGTCTCCTACGTCACCGAGGCCATCGGGCTGCTCACCGCCGAACTCGGCGAGACCCCCCTCATCGGTTTCGCGGGGGCCCCGTTCACCCTCGCCAGCTACCTCGTCGAGGGCGGCCCGTCCCGCACGTACGAGAACGCCAAGGCGATGATGTACGGCGACCCCGAGCTCTGGGCCGACCTGCTGGACCGCCTCGCCGACATCACGTCCGCGTTCCTCAGGGTGCAGATCGAGGCGGGCGCCTCCGCCGTCCAGCTCTTCGACTCCTGGGCCGGAGCGCTGGCCCCGGCGGACTACCGCCGCTCGGTGCTGCCCGCCTCCGCGAAGGTCTTCCGGGCCGTCGAGTCCTACGGCGTCCCCCGCATCCACTTCGGCGTCGGCACCGGCGAACTGCTGGGCCTCATGGGCGAGGCCGGCGCGGACGTCGTCGGCGTCGACTGGCGCGTCCCGCTCGACGAGGCCGCCCGCCGCGTCGGCCCCGGCAAGGCGCTCCAGGGCAACCTCGACCCGACCGTCCTGTTCGCCGGCACGAAGGCCGTCGAGGCCAAGACCCGCGAGGTCCTCGACACCGCCGCCGGCCTGGAGGGCCACGTCTTCAACCTCGGCCACGGCGTCATGCCCAGCACCGACCCGGACGCCCTGACCCGCCTCGTGGAGTACGTCCACACGCGGACGGCCCGCTAG
- a CDS encoding rhomboid family intramembrane serine protease, producing MVIPVHDVNPAGRTPYVTYALIAANVFVFVFMPGLAGSVPGDSEVARLCHTQAFLEQYAAIPQELIRHQLPRLVPTGELAPSGGCALGPPGYDKSPALSVLTALFLHGGWLHLLGNMLFLLIFGNNIEDRLGHIRFALFYVACGYAASYGYALLNADSGEPLIGASGAIAGVLGAYLVLYPKARVWVLVPFLVFLPLRLPAWLVLGSWFVLQAVYSSGESVSDIGTVAYAAHLVGFVAGMLLAWPLRPGTPPPPEPRGLLFGRRARPGW from the coding sequence GTGGTCATCCCCGTCCATGACGTGAACCCCGCGGGCCGCACGCCCTACGTGACCTACGCCCTGATCGCCGCGAACGTCTTCGTCTTCGTCTTCATGCCGGGTCTAGCCGGCTCCGTGCCGGGCGACAGCGAAGTGGCCCGGCTGTGCCATACGCAGGCGTTCCTGGAGCAGTACGCGGCGATACCCCAGGAGTTGATCCGCCATCAGCTGCCGCGGCTGGTGCCCACCGGCGAGCTCGCCCCGTCGGGCGGCTGCGCGCTCGGCCCGCCGGGCTACGACAAGTCGCCCGCGCTGTCCGTCCTCACCGCCCTGTTCCTGCACGGCGGCTGGCTGCACCTGCTGGGCAACATGCTGTTCCTGCTGATCTTCGGCAACAACATCGAGGACCGGCTGGGCCACATACGGTTCGCCCTGTTCTACGTGGCCTGCGGGTACGCGGCGTCGTACGGCTACGCCCTCCTCAACGCCGACTCCGGTGAGCCCCTGATCGGCGCCTCAGGTGCGATCGCGGGGGTCCTCGGCGCCTATCTCGTCCTCTACCCGAAGGCAAGGGTCTGGGTCCTCGTCCCGTTCCTGGTCTTCCTGCCGCTGAGACTGCCCGCGTGGCTGGTGCTGGGCTCCTGGTTCGTGCTCCAGGCCGTGTACTCGTCCGGCGAGAGCGTCTCCGACATCGGCACGGTGGCCTACGCGGCCCACCTGGTCGGCTTCGTCGCCGGCATGCTCCTCGCCTGGCCCCTGCGCCCCGGCACCCCACCCCCGCCCGAGCCACGCGGCCTGCTCTTCGGCAGACGGGCGCGGCCGGGGTGGTGA
- the hemG gene encoding protoporphyrinogen oxidase: MSGSRTDVGRDAGHVVVIGAGIAGLAAAHGLLDRGARVTVLEASDRVGGKLLPGEIAGARVDLGAESILARRPEAVALAREVGLAGRLQPPATATASLWTRGALRPMPKGHVMGVPGTASALAGVLSEEGLARVERDADLPRTEIGDDVAVGEYVAARLGREVVDRLVEPLLGGVYAGDAYRISMRSAVPQLFEAARNHTSLTEAVRGIQERAAAARQTGPVFMGIEGGVGQLPLAVAESVRARGAEILTRAPVTELRRRSSGGWRVVAGGGPGTGGAADSDARVLHADAVVVAVPAPVAAGLLRAEAPEAATELGAVEYASIALVTLAYRRADVTLPEGSGFLVPPVDGRTIKASTFASQKWGWIADENPDLLVLRTSVGRYGETAILEHDDAHLVEVSRTDLREATGLTAAPLETRVTRWDDGLPQYPVGHHARVARLREHLGKLPGLAVCGAAYDGVGIPACVASAAAAVDQIHGDLRAVRHLTAHPVQSLHGGAGE; this comes from the coding sequence ATGAGCGGATCACGTACGGACGTCGGGCGCGACGCCGGGCACGTCGTCGTCATCGGGGCGGGGATCGCGGGGCTGGCCGCCGCGCACGGGCTGCTGGACCGGGGCGCGAGAGTGACCGTCCTGGAGGCCTCGGACCGGGTCGGCGGCAAGCTGCTGCCGGGCGAGATCGCGGGCGCCCGCGTCGACCTCGGCGCCGAGTCGATCCTGGCCCGCCGGCCCGAGGCGGTCGCCCTCGCCCGGGAGGTCGGCCTCGCCGGCCGGCTCCAGCCGCCCGCCACCGCCACCGCCTCTCTGTGGACCCGGGGCGCCCTGCGCCCCATGCCCAAGGGGCACGTCATGGGCGTCCCCGGCACCGCGTCCGCCCTGGCCGGGGTCCTCTCCGAGGAGGGCCTGGCGCGCGTCGAGCGCGACGCCGACCTGCCGCGCACGGAGATCGGCGACGACGTGGCGGTGGGGGAGTACGTGGCCGCCCGCCTCGGCCGCGAGGTCGTCGACCGCCTCGTGGAGCCGCTGCTCGGCGGGGTCTACGCGGGCGACGCATACCGCATCTCGATGCGTTCGGCCGTCCCGCAGCTCTTCGAGGCCGCGCGGAACCACACCTCCCTGACCGAGGCCGTCCGGGGCATCCAGGAGCGGGCGGCCGCCGCCCGGCAGACCGGCCCGGTCTTCATGGGCATCGAGGGCGGCGTGGGGCAACTGCCGCTCGCGGTCGCCGAGTCGGTACGGGCCCGCGGCGCCGAGATCCTCACCCGCGCCCCCGTCACGGAACTGCGTCGGCGGTCATCGGGCGGCTGGCGCGTCGTCGCCGGAGGCGGCCCGGGCACGGGAGGCGCCGCGGACTCCGACGCCCGTGTCCTGCACGCCGACGCCGTCGTCGTGGCCGTCCCCGCGCCGGTCGCCGCCGGTCTGCTGCGCGCCGAGGCGCCCGAGGCCGCCACCGAGCTCGGGGCCGTCGAGTACGCCTCGATAGCCCTGGTCACCCTCGCCTACCGCCGCGCCGACGTCACCCTGCCCGAGGGCAGCGGCTTCCTGGTGCCGCCGGTCGACGGCCGCACCATCAAGGCGTCCACCTTCGCCTCCCAGAAGTGGGGCTGGATCGCCGACGAGAACCCGGACCTGCTGGTCCTGCGCACCTCGGTCGGTAGGTACGGCGAGACGGCGATCCTGGAGCACGACGACGCCCACCTGGTGGAGGTGTCGAGAACCGACCTGCGCGAGGCCACCGGCCTGACCGCCGCCCCCCTGGAGACCCGCGTCACCCGCTGGGACGACGGCCTGCCGCAGTACCCGGTCGGCCACCACGCGCGCGTGGCCCGCCTCCGCGAGCACCTCGGCAAGCTGCCCGGGCTCGCGGTCTGCGGCGCGGCGTACGACGGCGTCGGCATCCCGGCGTGCGTCGCGAGCGCCGCCGCCGCGGTCGACCAGATCCACGGTGACCTGCGGGCCGTGCGGCACCTCACGGCCCACCCGGTGCAGAGCCTGCACGGCGGAGCGGGAGAATGA
- a CDS encoding FAD-dependent oxidoreductase, giving the protein MNTSRAEERSRERLVVVGGDAAGMSAASQARRLKGPDALEIVAFERGHFTSYSACGIPYWVGGDVPDRDRLIARSPEEHRARDIDLRMRTEVVEIDVEGSRVRARDLDTGTESWTAYDKLVIATGARPIRPDLPGVDATGVHGVQTLDDGQALLDTLTATEGRRAVVVGAGYIGVEMAEALINRGYEVTVVNRGKEPMSTLDPDMGRLVHKAMEGLGITMVDDAEVTALRTDDDGRVRAVATEDAEYPADVVVLGIGVRPETTLAKAAGLPLGDHGGLLTDLALRVRGHANIWAGGDCVEVLDLVSGRERHIPLGTHANKHGQIIGANVGGGYATFPGVVGTAVSKVCDLEIARTGLREKDADRAGLQYVSVTVESTSRAGYYPGAAPMTVKMLAERRTGRLLGVQIVGREGAGKRVDIAAVALTAGMTVEQMTALDLGYAPPFSPVWDPILVAARKATTAVRRGAS; this is encoded by the coding sequence ATGAACACGAGCCGCGCTGAAGAACGTTCGAGGGAACGCCTGGTGGTCGTCGGAGGCGACGCGGCGGGCATGTCCGCCGCGTCGCAGGCCCGCCGGCTGAAGGGCCCCGACGCCCTGGAGATCGTGGCGTTCGAACGGGGCCACTTCACCTCCTATTCGGCGTGCGGCATCCCCTACTGGGTGGGCGGTGACGTCCCCGACCGCGACCGGCTCATCGCCCGCTCGCCCGAGGAGCACCGGGCCCGGGACATCGACCTGCGGATGCGTACGGAGGTCGTGGAGATCGACGTCGAGGGCTCCCGCGTGCGGGCGCGGGACCTCGACACGGGCACCGAGTCCTGGACCGCGTACGACAAGCTCGTCATCGCGACCGGCGCCCGCCCGATCCGCCCCGACCTGCCCGGCGTCGACGCGACCGGGGTGCACGGGGTGCAGACCCTGGACGACGGTCAGGCCCTGCTGGACACGCTCACCGCCACCGAGGGCCGTCGCGCGGTGGTCGTCGGCGCGGGATACATCGGTGTGGAGATGGCCGAGGCGCTCATCAACCGGGGGTACGAGGTCACGGTCGTCAACCGCGGCAAGGAGCCGATGTCCACCCTGGACCCGGACATGGGCCGGCTGGTGCACAAGGCCATGGAGGGCCTGGGCATCACCATGGTCGACGACGCCGAGGTCACCGCCCTGCGCACCGACGACGACGGCCGCGTCCGCGCGGTCGCCACCGAGGACGCCGAGTACCCGGCGGACGTGGTGGTGCTGGGCATCGGCGTACGCCCCGAGACGACCCTGGCGAAGGCGGCAGGACTGCCCCTGGGCGACCACGGCGGGCTGCTCACCGATCTCGCCCTGCGCGTGCGGGGCCACGCGAACATCTGGGCCGGCGGCGACTGCGTGGAGGTCCTGGACCTGGTCTCGGGCCGCGAGCGGCACATCCCGCTCGGCACCCACGCCAACAAGCACGGCCAGATCATCGGCGCCAACGTCGGCGGCGGCTACGCCACGTTCCCCGGTGTCGTCGGCACCGCCGTCAGCAAGGTCTGCGACCTGGAGATCGCCCGCACCGGCCTGCGGGAGAAGGACGCCGACCGGGCCGGCCTCCAGTACGTCAGCGTCACCGTCGAGTCCACGAGCCGTGCGGGCTACTACCCCGGCGCCGCCCCCATGACGGTGAAGATGCTCGCAGAACGCCGCACCGGCCGTCTCCTGGGCGTCCAGATCGTCGGCCGGGAGGGCGCGGGCAAGCGCGTCGACATCGCGGCGGTGGCCCTCACCGCGGGCATGACGGTGGAACAGATGACCGCACTGGACCTCGGCTACGCGCCGCCCTTCTCCCCGGTCTGGGACCCGATCCTGGTAGCGGCGAGAAAGGCGACGACGGCGGTGAGGAGGGGTGCCTCCTGA
- a CDS encoding DUF3000 domain-containing protein — MDDAREGERDARETAPLPFRSAVEALRAPRLRPEIEIESTKPPQRLAPYAYALEAAVVEGDEDLADGRLVLLHDPAGHDAWQGTFRLVTLVRAELEPEMAADPLLPEVCWSWLTGALQSRGLSYGEPSGTVTRASSHYFGGLATRPAASQIEIRASWTPREVLGGVPDTAAHLASWCDLLAQIAGLPPAVDPGDAAVVSLPQRRGPQSR; from the coding sequence ATGGACGACGCGAGGGAGGGGGAGCGCGATGCGAGGGAGACGGCACCGCTGCCGTTCCGCTCCGCCGTCGAAGCGCTGCGGGCCCCACGGCTGCGGCCGGAGATCGAGATCGAGTCGACCAAGCCGCCCCAGCGGCTCGCGCCGTACGCGTATGCCCTGGAGGCCGCGGTCGTCGAGGGCGACGAGGACCTGGCCGACGGCCGGCTGGTGCTGCTGCACGACCCGGCGGGCCACGACGCCTGGCAGGGCACGTTCCGCCTGGTGACCCTGGTCCGTGCGGAGTTGGAGCCCGAGATGGCCGCCGATCCGCTGCTGCCGGAGGTGTGCTGGTCGTGGCTGACCGGCGCGCTGCAGTCCCGGGGGCTGTCGTACGGGGAGCCGAGCGGGACGGTGACGCGGGCGAGCTCGCACTACTTCGGCGGGCTGGCGACGCGGCCGGCCGCGTCGCAGATCGAGATCCGGGCGTCGTGGACCCCGCGCGAGGTCCTGGGCGGGGTGCCCGACACCGCCGCGCACCTCGCCTCCTGGTGCGACCTGCTCGCCCAGATCGCGGGCCTGCCTCCGGCGGTCGACCCCGGGGACGCGGCGGTGGTGTCGCTGCCGCAACGGCGGGGCCCGCAGTCCCGCTGA
- a CDS encoding carbohydrate ABC transporter permease, whose translation MTTPTPVLRRRVARSLTYLSLVGASAVVLLPLLVVLLTSLKTEREMAAGDGALTLPDNFLNLENYVTAFRDGEMLAAFGNTAFILFFAITGTVLIGSMAAYAIDRFTFRFRKLVVALFLVATLVPGVTTQVATFQIVDSFGMFDTLWAPIALYMGTDIVSIYIFLQFVRAIPVSLDEAARLDGANAFTIYRRIILPLLKPAIATVVIVKGITVYNDFYIPFLYLPSDDRGVISTSLFRFKGPFGAHWETISAGAVLVILPTLIAFLLLQRFIYNGFMRGATK comes from the coding sequence ATGACGACGCCGACACCCGTGCTGCGCAGGCGAGTCGCCCGCTCGCTCACCTATCTGTCCCTGGTCGGCGCGTCGGCCGTGGTCCTGCTGCCGCTGCTGGTGGTCCTGCTGACCTCGCTGAAGACGGAACGGGAGATGGCGGCCGGCGACGGCGCCCTCACCCTGCCGGACAACTTCCTGAACCTGGAGAACTACGTCACGGCCTTCCGCGACGGCGAGATGCTCGCCGCCTTCGGCAACACGGCCTTCATCCTCTTCTTCGCCATCACCGGAACGGTCCTCATCGGCTCGATGGCGGCCTACGCGATCGACCGTTTCACCTTCCGCTTCCGGAAACTGGTCGTCGCGCTCTTCCTGGTCGCCACCCTCGTCCCCGGTGTCACCACCCAGGTCGCCACCTTCCAGATCGTCGACAGCTTCGGCATGTTCGACACCCTCTGGGCGCCGATCGCCCTCTACATGGGCACCGACATCGTCTCGATCTACATCTTCCTGCAGTTCGTGCGGGCGATCCCGGTCTCCCTGGACGAGGCCGCCCGCCTGGACGGCGCCAACGCCTTCACGATCTACCGCAGGATCATCCTGCCCCTGCTCAAACCGGCGATCGCCACGGTCGTCATCGTCAAGGGGATCACGGTCTACAACGACTTCTACATCCCGTTCCTCTACCTGCCGTCCGACGACCGAGGCGTCATCTCCACGTCCCTGTTCCGCTTCAAGGGCCCCTTCGGAGCCCACTGGGAGACGATCTCGGCAGGAGCGGTCCTGGTGATCCTGCCGACCCTGATCGCCTTCCTGCTGCTCCAGAGATTCATCTACAACGGCTTCATGAGGGGAGCGACGAAGTAA